The following coding sequences lie in one Heyndrickxia oleronia genomic window:
- a CDS encoding LlaJI family restriction endonuclease produces the protein MISKFVREQKRYNQTELQDIFQCSEEKTVDIIKRLKEFGVLKAVKATDSQKNMSDLLEEDIEVADVEIGENEYLYVFTFVGVITVWGCVLKCYPKYILTNNDPLTELKTIIKVLEKYNAKEQIIRMYNDNSESSAFNLLAVMIFLLHDYYENGAYTNTKDIIETNGSGEILWDKTINETFTYLSNNRPYYIELFTQKRINDDFDYFKRLHESIISICSRELKDADLLDLFDILPVEVSDEELDDFGEKDYILYRIQNELNLQFNTRKQLLLKTLYAYVAHSSTLAEIDCFTMFGTNSFNLVWEKVCAEVLDNQLQTPLGSLPISLSDGYNPYDLLISLIEKPKWNGYKQDGSEFQKAARETLVPDLVSIHKMNNSHQFIIFDAKYYNIQLEHGKELRGQPGIGDITKQYLYQLAYKNFVNDHGIHDVKNCFLMPTEQHSIINKGYVNIEMLDALGLQNIQIRQLPAELIYSHYLANEKMDIGLLHL, from the coding sequence ATGATATCGAAGTTTGTCCGAGAACAGAAAAGATACAATCAAACTGAATTACAGGACATCTTTCAATGCTCGGAAGAAAAAACGGTAGATATTATTAAGCGTTTGAAAGAGTTTGGTGTTCTAAAGGCTGTTAAAGCAACGGATTCTCAAAAAAATATGTCAGACCTTTTGGAAGAGGATATTGAAGTTGCAGATGTAGAGATTGGTGAGAACGAATACCTTTATGTGTTTACTTTCGTTGGTGTAATAACCGTTTGGGGTTGTGTATTAAAATGCTATCCTAAATATATCTTAACTAATAATGATCCCTTAACTGAGTTAAAAACAATAATAAAAGTTCTTGAAAAGTATAATGCCAAAGAGCAAATCATTCGTATGTATAATGATAACAGTGAAAGTAGTGCTTTCAACTTGCTTGCTGTTATGATTTTCTTGCTACATGACTACTACGAAAATGGTGCATATACGAATACAAAAGATATAATTGAAACTAATGGTTCGGGTGAAATACTGTGGGACAAGACGATAAATGAGACCTTTACTTATCTCAGTAATAATCGACCATATTACATAGAACTGTTTACACAAAAACGTATAAATGATGATTTTGATTACTTTAAAAGGCTCCATGAATCTATTATAAGTATTTGCTCTAGGGAACTAAAAGATGCAGATTTGTTGGATTTGTTTGATATACTTCCGGTTGAAGTGTCTGATGAAGAACTTGATGACTTTGGAGAAAAAGACTATATACTTTACCGCATACAAAATGAATTGAATTTGCAGTTTAATACAAGAAAGCAGTTATTACTAAAGACGTTATACGCCTATGTTGCACATAGTAGCACACTTGCAGAAATTGATTGTTTCACTATGTTTGGTACAAACAGTTTTAATTTAGTATGGGAAAAGGTGTGTGCGGAAGTACTGGACAATCAATTACAGACTCCACTAGGTTCACTGCCTATTTCGTTATCTGACGGATATAATCCTTATGACCTGCTCATTTCATTAATAGAAAAGCCAAAGTGGAATGGTTATAAGCAAGATGGTTCTGAATTTCAAAAGGCCGCTAGGGAAACCCTCGTCCCAGACCTTGTGTCGATCCATAAGATGAATAACTCACATCAGTTCATTATATTTGATGCTAAGTATTATAATATTCAACTTGAGCATGGAAAAGAACTACGGGGACAACCTGGAATTGGTGATATTACAAAGCAGTACCTATATCAGTTGGCATATAAAAATTTTGTTAATGATCATGGAATTCACGATGTTAAAAATTGCTTTTTGATGCCAACCGAACAACATAGCATTATTAATAAGGGATACGTCAATATAGAAATGTTAGATGCTCTCGGGTTACAGAATATACAAATAAGACAGTTGCCCGCAGAATTGATATACTCGCACTATTTAGCAAATGAAAAAATGGATATAGGCTTACTTCATTTATAA
- a CDS encoding DUF2815 family protein, whose amino-acid sequence MNNQNRTKVVTSVNTRLSYFHGWEPVSINGGAEKYSVSVLIPKTDKETINAINAAVDAAIEEGIAKFGGKKPNKAAIKLPLRDGDVERDDEAYKGNYFVNANSKTPPQIVDKAVRPILDRNEVYSGCYARVSLNFYAFNSNGNKGVACGLGNIQKIRDGEPLGGRTNAADDFTTIEDDDFLA is encoded by the coding sequence ATGAATAATCAAAACAGAACAAAGGTTGTTACAAGCGTTAACACACGACTCAGCTACTTTCATGGCTGGGAACCAGTATCTATTAATGGCGGGGCGGAAAAATACAGTGTTTCCGTATTGATTCCAAAAACAGATAAGGAAACCATCAATGCTATCAATGCAGCCGTAGATGCAGCCATTGAAGAGGGCATTGCAAAGTTTGGCGGTAAAAAGCCGAATAAGGCTGCTATCAAACTGCCACTTCGAGATGGTGATGTGGAACGTGATGATGAGGCATATAAAGGGAATTACTTTGTAAATGCCAACAGCAAGACTCCACCCCAAATAGTAGATAAAGCAGTTAGACCAATCCTAGATCGCAACGAGGTATACAGCGGTTGTTACGCAAGAGTATCCCTAAATTTCTATGCTTTTAACTCTAATGGCAATAAGGGTGTGGCTTGCGGTCTTGGTAACATTCAGAAGATAAGAGATGGAGAGCCTTTAGGTGGAAGAACCAATGCTGCTGATGATTTCACAACCATTGAAGATGATGATTTTCTAGCATAA
- a CDS encoding helix-turn-helix domain-containing protein, with amino-acid sequence MAGNRSFKEYVAERFYNKMFAAIQDFTEENYDGLDLRLYRVQNIGGIELSDIEVKFVSVNDLPDMKIEFDVAVEAEFEVRESNHRYDESENCRQWFMLECSGDLDCNLDDFTISNITEYTSKNKQPKPMSDSLVPIIHKEQLESVATDFLRRHYPEALKNPMAVEPQVLAEKMDLTVEMREITKDFSVFGQIYFHDCDADFYDEDSDEMVQTRVSGRTIIVDPKAYFLRNLGSVNNTIVHECVHWDQHRKAFELERLYNSSATRIKCQVVGGIKDNTRDATDWMEWQANALAPKIQMPLAMFKTQAFKFIKQFSSELGTSELIDVMEPVIDALATFFSVSRAAAKIRMIDAGYEEAIGTFTYIDGRYVKPHRFKKGALERNQTFSIGAEDAAIQSITNPEMAALVRDGSYIYVDSHFVLNHPKYLTQDIFGQTVLTDYARTHMEECCLVFELSVKSGCRERYYTECFLNRDKTSNIDFDIKYCNGFEYAAPEKKAQLLAETIAEEMRIYNELPNSYTSSLKIVREWKKVTYKELAEKILVNERTIRRIVNGEEPGSINSIVLICLGLHLPPNISSHIIRNSPFSLNFNNNSHIWYNFALTHLYAKSMDEIRAFLQIHGAEPL; translated from the coding sequence ATGGCAGGTAATCGTTCATTTAAAGAATATGTGGCAGAAAGATTCTATAATAAAATGTTTGCTGCCATACAGGATTTCACTGAAGAAAACTACGATGGCTTAGACTTACGGCTATACAGAGTTCAAAACATCGGCGGCATTGAGTTATCAGATATAGAAGTAAAGTTCGTATCTGTTAATGACTTACCGGACATGAAAATAGAATTTGATGTTGCTGTTGAAGCTGAATTCGAAGTCCGTGAATCAAATCATCGTTATGATGAATCAGAAAATTGTCGGCAATGGTTTATGCTGGAATGCTCAGGAGATTTAGATTGCAATTTGGATGACTTTACAATCTCCAATATAACTGAGTATACTAGCAAAAATAAGCAGCCGAAACCTATGTCAGACTCCCTTGTCCCTATCATCCATAAGGAACAACTAGAATCTGTTGCCACAGACTTCCTTAGAAGACATTATCCTGAAGCATTAAAAAACCCAATGGCAGTTGAGCCACAGGTGTTGGCAGAAAAAATGGACCTTACAGTAGAAATGAGAGAGATTACAAAGGATTTCTCTGTTTTTGGGCAGATATACTTTCACGACTGTGATGCGGATTTTTATGATGAAGATAGCGATGAAATGGTACAGACCCGTGTGAGTGGCCGCACAATAATCGTGGACCCTAAAGCTTACTTTCTTCGTAATCTGGGATCAGTCAATAACACTATTGTACATGAGTGTGTTCATTGGGATCAACATAGAAAAGCATTTGAATTGGAGCGGTTATATAATAGTAGTGCCACACGAATCAAGTGTCAGGTAGTCGGGGGTATAAAAGACAATACAAGAGATGCAACTGACTGGATGGAATGGCAGGCGAATGCCCTCGCTCCAAAGATACAAATGCCACTTGCCATGTTTAAAACCCAAGCGTTCAAATTTATTAAGCAATTCAGTTCAGAACTGGGAACATCTGAACTTATAGATGTAATGGAGCCAGTTATTGACGCCTTAGCAACGTTCTTCAGTGTATCTCGGGCAGCAGCTAAAATCCGAATGATTGATGCTGGATATGAGGAAGCAATCGGAACTTTTACTTATATAGATGGTCGCTACGTCAAGCCGCATAGATTTAAGAAGGGTGCGCTTGAAAGAAATCAGACCTTTTCTATAGGTGCAGAGGATGCTGCTATCCAAAGCATAACCAATCCAGAAATGGCCGCTCTAGTTAGAGACGGAAGTTATATATATGTAGATTCTCACTTTGTGCTAAACCATCCAAAATATTTAACACAGGATATATTCGGACAAACGGTACTTACAGACTACGCACGAACCCATATGGAAGAGTGCTGCTTGGTTTTCGAGTTATCAGTCAAATCCGGGTGTAGGGAAAGATACTATACTGAATGTTTCCTCAACCGTGATAAGACATCAAATATAGATTTTGATATAAAGTATTGTAATGGTTTTGAGTATGCGGCTCCAGAAAAGAAGGCTCAATTACTAGCCGAAACGATAGCTGAAGAAATGCGAATCTATAATGAATTGCCAAATAGCTATACCAGCTCTCTCAAAATAGTACGTGAGTGGAAAAAAGTAACTTATAAAGAATTAGCAGAGAAAATATTGGTCAACGAGCGTACCATAAGACGTATCGTTAATGGTGAGGAACCGGGATCTATTAATTCCATTGTATTGATTTGCCTTGGACTTCATCTACCGCCAAATATTAGCAGTCATATAATTCGCAACTCACCATTTTCATTGAACTTCAATAACAATAGTCATATTTGGTATAACTTTGCATTGACTCACCTATATGCAAAATCGATGGATGAGATTAGAGCATTTTTACAAATACATGGGGCAGAGCCATTATAA
- a CDS encoding DNA polymerase, whose translation MNSISIDIETFSGANLQKSGVYRYAESDDFEILLFGYSVDGGEVQVVDIACGEEIPDEIINALMDNSVTKWAFNAMFERVCLSKWLNLTNYLDPTSWKCSMIWSAYMGLPLSLEGVGAVLGLEKQKLTEGKDLIKYFCTPCSPTKSNGGRVRNLPEHDVEKWERFKAYNLRDVETEMSIQQRLSKFPMPGTIWEEYHIDQEINDRGIAIDMTFVKQAVEMDEHSREKLMALMQDITNLENPNSVQQMKDWLADNGLETESLGKKAVAEMLKTAPEPLGTVLELRQQLAKSSLKKYTAMENAVCSDGRARGMFQFYGANRTGRFSGRLIQLQNLPQNHMPDLEQTRALVRSGNFDALTLLYDSIPEALSELIRTAFIPREGMKFIVADFSAIEARVIAWLAGEKWRIEVFQNGGDIYCASASQMFSVPVEKHGLNGHLRQKGKIAELALGYGGSVGALKSMGALEMGIEEEELQPLVTAWRQSNPNITKLWWDVDRAVKTCVKQKTPTETHGIKFIYQSGMLFIVLPSGRRLAYVKPRMGENMFGGESVTYEGVGGTKKWDRIESYGPKFVENIVQAISRDILCHAMQTLKNCSIVAHVHDEIIIEADMGTSLSAICEQMAKIPTWANGLLLSADGYECQFYQKD comes from the coding sequence ATGAATTCTATTTCTATTGATATTGAAACTTTTAGTGGCGCCAATCTTCAAAAGTCTGGTGTTTACCGTTATGCCGAGAGTGATGATTTTGAAATTTTACTATTTGGCTATTCAGTGGATGGCGGCGAAGTACAAGTTGTTGACATTGCTTGTGGAGAGGAAATCCCAGATGAAATTATAAACGCACTTATGGATAATTCCGTCACCAAGTGGGCTTTTAATGCAATGTTTGAGCGTGTGTGTCTATCAAAATGGCTTAACCTTACAAATTATCTTGACCCTACATCTTGGAAATGCTCCATGATCTGGTCGGCATATATGGGACTTCCGCTTTCGCTAGAGGGGGTCGGTGCAGTTTTAGGTTTAGAAAAGCAAAAATTGACTGAAGGTAAAGACCTTATTAAATATTTCTGTACTCCCTGCTCCCCTACTAAATCAAATGGCGGTCGAGTTCGTAATCTGCCGGAACATGACGTGGAAAAATGGGAGCGGTTTAAAGCATATAACCTTCGTGATGTGGAAACTGAGATGTCAATACAGCAGAGATTATCCAAGTTTCCGATGCCTGGGACCATTTGGGAGGAATATCATATCGACCAGGAAATCAATGATCGCGGCATTGCCATTGACATGACTTTCGTAAAACAGGCTGTCGAGATGGATGAGCATTCCCGTGAAAAGCTGATGGCTTTAATGCAGGATATAACCAATTTAGAGAATCCAAACTCTGTGCAACAAATGAAAGATTGGCTTGCCGACAATGGGCTAGAAACAGAGTCCCTAGGTAAAAAAGCTGTTGCTGAGATGTTAAAAACAGCACCTGAACCACTAGGCACTGTTTTAGAACTTCGTCAGCAACTTGCGAAATCATCGTTGAAAAAATACACAGCAATGGAGAACGCAGTATGTAGTGACGGTCGTGCAAGAGGAATGTTTCAGTTTTACGGAGCCAACAGAACAGGAAGATTCTCTGGCAGGCTGATTCAACTGCAAAATCTCCCACAAAACCATATGCCTGATTTGGAACAGACTCGTGCTTTAGTTCGAAGCGGAAACTTTGATGCTCTTACTTTACTCTATGATTCTATCCCAGAGGCACTATCAGAGCTTATTCGTACTGCTTTTATACCTCGAGAGGGCATGAAGTTCATCGTTGCAGATTTTTCAGCGATTGAGGCTCGCGTCATTGCCTGGCTTGCAGGCGAAAAATGGAGAATAGAAGTATTCCAAAATGGTGGTGACATCTACTGTGCCAGTGCTTCTCAAATGTTTAGTGTACCTGTTGAAAAGCATGGTTTGAATGGCCATCTTCGTCAGAAAGGAAAAATCGCTGAACTTGCCCTCGGTTACGGCGGATCTGTTGGAGCATTAAAATCAATGGGTGCTTTGGAGATGGGAATTGAAGAAGAGGAACTACAACCGCTTGTAACGGCTTGGAGACAGTCCAATCCCAATATCACAAAACTCTGGTGGGATGTTGACCGGGCAGTAAAAACTTGTGTTAAGCAAAAAACTCCCACAGAGACACACGGCATTAAATTTATCTATCAAAGCGGGATGCTCTTCATTGTCCTCCCTTCTGGCAGACGGCTTGCCTATGTGAAACCTCGTATGGGAGAGAATATGTTTGGCGGTGAGTCGGTTACTTATGAAGGGGTCGGTGGGACGAAAAAATGGGATAGAATCGAAAGCTATGGACCCAAATTTGTAGAGAATATTGTTCAGGCAATCAGTCGTGACATCTTGTGTCATGCCATGCAGACATTAAAGAATTGTTCCATTGTGGCTCATGTACACGATGAAATTATCATCGAGGCAGATATGGGGACGTCACTTTCCGCTATCTGTGAACAGATGGCTAAGATACCAACATGGGCAAATGGCCTGTTGCTTAGTGCTGATGGTTATGAGTGTCAGTTTTATCAAAAAGATTAA
- a CDS encoding rRNA biogenesis protein rrp5: MSKIKLLLDVVSDMRSLADSIKAVADAMAGNEPVEAKEPTTPVKEPAPKKKEITLEEVRAKLAEKSQAGLTAQVREIIKKYGGSKLSEVDPKHYADMLKDAEVLGNE, from the coding sequence ATGAGCAAAATCAAACTACTTCTTGATGTGGTTTCTGATATGCGTTCTTTGGCAGACAGCATAAAAGCGGTCGCTGATGCAATGGCGGGCAATGAACCTGTCGAAGCAAAAGAACCGACTACACCTGTAAAAGAACCTGCGCCAAAGAAAAAGGAAATCACTCTAGAGGAAGTCAGAGCAAAACTTGCTGAGAAGAGCCAAGCCGGTCTTACTGCCCAAGTAAGAGAAATCATCAAAAAATACGGTGGCTCTAAATTAAGCGAAGTTGACCCAAAACATTATGCAGATATGTTGAAAGATGCGGAGGTACTAGGTAATGAGTGA
- a CDS encoding ECF-type sigma factor, whose translation MKIRIMYDNKPTYLEVPDEDFTLMIDADYEDRLSCAEDKETVTRRSPQEIMDERFNKPDYNNWHKFDRNRGMPKKPFRKDDQAVDETDHMDYFSDNTDEETREKKEEYEYCCEIIRSILKPKHSEPFIAVYLDGMTMTEYAEREGVSKSAISHRLATAKKKLKKVFPESSTFPSCHG comes from the coding sequence ATGAAAATTAGAATTATGTACGACAACAAACCTACCTATTTGGAGGTACCAGACGAGGACTTTACCTTAATGATTGATGCAGATTACGAGGACAGGCTATCCTGTGCCGAAGATAAGGAAACTGTAACTCGCCGTTCGCCACAGGAGATTATGGACGAGCGTTTTAACAAGCCCGACTACAATAACTGGCACAAGTTTGATAGAAACAGAGGGATGCCAAAGAAGCCATTCCGTAAAGATGACCAAGCTGTAGATGAAACGGATCATATGGACTATTTCTCTGATAACACAGATGAAGAGACTCGTGAGAAAAAAGAAGAGTATGAGTATTGCTGTGAGATTATTCGTTCTATTCTTAAGCCGAAACATTCAGAACCTTTTATTGCTGTATATCTTGATGGCATGACAATGACCGAGTATGCAGAGCGAGAAGGTGTTAGTAAAAGTGCTATTTCACATCGCTTGGCTACCGCTAAGAAGAAATTAAAAAAAGTTTTTCCAGAATCCTCAACTTTCCCCTCTTGCCACGGCTAA
- a CDS encoding DUF2800 domain-containing protein, with the protein MSDHAVLSASGSHRWLNCLPSARLELEFENNESNAAAEGTAAHALCEHKLKKALHMRSKRPVSSYNTDEMEEHSDAYVEFVMEQFELAKQSCTDPLILIEQRLDFSCYVPQGFGTGDCIIIGDKKLHIIDFKYGMGVLVDAVGNPQMKLYALGALEIYDSLYDIEEVSMTVFQPRRENVSTWTMPVNELNDWAENELRPKAKKAYEGEGDYLPGEWCTFCRAAVKCRARAEEKLKLAQMEFKLPPLLTDSEIEEVLSKLSDLTKWANEIMAYATEAAVNHGKEWYGFKVVEGRSVRKYKDEEAVAEAAKANGYKDIYRHSLITLTEMQKLMGKKKFEEILGGLIHKPLGKPTLVPLSDKRPAMNISNVKNEFNEITEES; encoded by the coding sequence ATGAGTGATCACGCAGTACTTTCCGCATCGGGGTCCCATAGGTGGCTGAATTGCCTTCCATCTGCAAGATTGGAACTAGAATTTGAAAATAACGAATCCAATGCAGCTGCTGAAGGCACCGCCGCACATGCTCTTTGTGAACATAAACTTAAAAAAGCACTTCACATGAGAAGTAAGCGTCCTGTTTCATCTTATAACACCGATGAGATGGAAGAACACAGCGATGCCTATGTTGAATTTGTAATGGAGCAGTTTGAACTGGCGAAACAAAGCTGTACCGACCCGTTAATACTTATTGAACAACGTCTTGATTTTTCCTGCTATGTACCACAGGGGTTCGGAACTGGTGACTGCATCATCATTGGCGATAAAAAGCTTCATATTATCGATTTTAAGTACGGCATGGGTGTGTTAGTAGATGCAGTAGGAAACCCACAGATGAAATTATATGCCCTTGGAGCTTTGGAAATCTACGATAGCCTGTATGACATCGAGGAGGTTTCTATGACTGTCTTCCAGCCACGCAGGGAGAATGTCAGTACATGGACAATGCCGGTAAATGAATTAAATGACTGGGCAGAAAACGAACTGAGACCAAAGGCCAAAAAAGCCTATGAAGGTGAAGGTGACTATCTTCCAGGTGAATGGTGTACTTTCTGTCGAGCAGCTGTTAAATGTCGTGCAAGGGCTGAAGAGAAACTGAAACTAGCACAAATGGAGTTTAAATTGCCACCCCTGCTTACGGACTCTGAAATTGAAGAAGTTCTTTCTAAACTGTCCGACCTTACAAAGTGGGCGAATGAAATTATGGCTTATGCCACAGAAGCAGCCGTTAATCACGGTAAAGAGTGGTACGGTTTTAAGGTAGTCGAGGGCAGATCTGTTCGTAAATATAAAGACGAAGAAGCTGTGGCTGAAGCAGCCAAGGCAAACGGTTATAAGGATATCTACCGTCACAGCCTTATTACCTTAACGGAAATGCAGAAACTGATGGGCAAAAAGAAATTTGAAGAAATCCTCGGTGGTCTTATACATAAACCACTAGGTAAGCCAACGCTGGTTCCACTTTCCGATAAGCGGCCAGCTATGAATATATCAAACGTAAAAAACGAATTTAATGAGATAACGGAGGAATCGTAA
- a CDS encoding AAA family ATPase: protein MQRPENMEIYEDIDLKLGIKSSLPNVKATLALFILIWKSEGRPAEVKYSVQDGDSIRISDELMNKLIAYSSPVYSVHGISDDQFRQTVNNNQLLKSQMEALIVAFELYWKLGEIVFQDNTKPVSSERTGGVRYPKEIHFTLNMDIIDVAMAVAEEKYKEVLLNWLGLNVATSEREDKLLKSVLTALSETAVFKLDDSGQDVIFNQDSIYRKLLATTEPVDINGDKEAKGSLRVLKTSLNDGTNPYLNYSRGTVTSTNDPDLNLADYQKRVSTFLSLSTTKIVGIDEYEEVESGADAAHESNDDYLTDSSNAELIKYKTGYQTDFHHNRIIFGAPGTGKSYTLNRDKETLLKNGGEYERVTFHPDYSYANFVGTYKPTMVDSVKNLIGSKDERDVLTVLLDDKTAQEKYDLLYEKFKDGDLTRLPLLLGLYSDDKFKTKKKDGSDASGDNSVERNHGRAIRPYVNLISNKQPASEIAYEYVPGPFMRTYVKALKNAQSDSPKPFLLIVEEINRANVAAVFGDIFQLLDRDEDNVSEYAIQTSEDIKKYLAKELGGNPQEYSEIKIPDNMFIWATMNSADQGVFPMDTAFKRRWDFTYLGIDDSEEKIVGKTVELGKGANKRIVEWNELRKAINTELLSYKVNEDKLLGPYFLSKKIVPETEPIDPTKFIATFKSKVIMYLFDDAAKQKRQTLFDGCNDKTTYSSICKEFEEKGVFIFAKNISNKFPATAPTNNLTGDGAE from the coding sequence ATGCAAAGGCCTGAAAACATGGAAATTTATGAAGATATAGATTTAAAGCTTGGCATTAAGTCATCTTTGCCCAACGTTAAAGCCACACTTGCCCTTTTTATTTTGATTTGGAAGAGTGAAGGACGTCCCGCAGAAGTAAAGTATTCAGTTCAAGATGGTGATTCAATTCGTATTTCGGATGAACTCATGAATAAGCTTATTGCATATTCTTCACCAGTGTATAGTGTTCATGGCATTTCGGATGATCAATTTCGTCAAACGGTGAATAACAATCAACTACTAAAATCACAAATGGAAGCTCTTATTGTAGCGTTTGAACTGTATTGGAAATTGGGCGAAATTGTTTTTCAGGATAATACTAAGCCTGTTAGTTCTGAGAGAACAGGTGGTGTGAGATATCCAAAAGAGATACATTTTACTTTGAATATGGATATTATTGATGTAGCTATGGCTGTGGCAGAGGAGAAATATAAGGAAGTTTTGCTTAATTGGTTGGGATTGAATGTTGCCACAAGTGAACGAGAAGATAAATTGCTTAAGTCCGTATTAACGGCTTTGTCAGAAACAGCCGTATTTAAACTTGATGATAGTGGTCAAGATGTAATTTTTAATCAAGATAGCATCTATCGTAAACTTTTAGCTACCACCGAACCAGTAGATATTAATGGTGATAAAGAAGCCAAGGGTTCATTACGAGTTCTGAAAACCTCGCTAAATGATGGAACTAATCCATATTTGAACTATTCGCGTGGAACAGTTACTTCTACAAATGATCCGGATCTAAACCTTGCTGATTATCAAAAACGTGTTTCTACATTCTTGTCTCTAAGTACTACAAAAATCGTAGGAATTGATGAGTATGAAGAAGTAGAGAGTGGGGCAGATGCTGCACATGAATCCAATGATGACTATCTTACCGATTCTTCTAATGCTGAATTAATAAAATATAAAACAGGATATCAAACTGATTTCCACCATAATAGAATTATCTTTGGTGCTCCAGGAACAGGTAAAAGTTATACTTTAAATCGAGATAAGGAGACCTTGCTTAAAAATGGTGGCGAGTACGAGCGTGTGACTTTCCATCCCGACTATTCGTATGCTAACTTTGTGGGAACTTACAAGCCTACGATGGTGGATTCAGTAAAGAATCTGATTGGAAGCAAAGATGAGAGGGATGTTTTAACTGTTCTGTTGGATGATAAAACGGCTCAAGAAAAATATGATTTGCTATATGAAAAATTTAAAGATGGCGATTTAACTCGCTTACCACTTTTACTAGGATTATATAGTGATGACAAGTTTAAAACTAAGAAAAAAGATGGCTCTGATGCTAGTGGTGATAATAGCGTTGAACGAAATCATGGTCGTGCGATTAGGCCATATGTAAATCTGATTTCAAATAAACAACCTGCTAGTGAAATTGCATATGAATACGTTCCTGGCCCATTTATGAGGACGTATGTTAAAGCACTTAAAAATGCTCAGTCAGATAGTCCTAAGCCATTTTTATTAATTGTTGAAGAAATCAACAGAGCGAATGTTGCAGCTGTATTTGGTGATATATTTCAGTTATTAGACCGTGATGAGGACAATGTTAGTGAATATGCTATTCAAACATCTGAGGATATTAAAAAATATCTTGCTAAAGAATTAGGAGGTAATCCACAAGAGTATTCTGAAATCAAAATCCCAGATAATATGTTTATATGGGCAACTATGAATAGTGCTGACCAAGGAGTATTCCCTATGGATACTGCATTCAAACGTAGATGGGACTTCACTTATTTAGGTATTGATGATAGCGAAGAAAAAATTGTAGGTAAAACTGTTGAACTAGGTAAAGGTGCAAACAAGAGAATAGTTGAGTGGAATGAATTGCGTAAAGCGATAAATACTGAACTTCTTTCATATAAAGTGAATGAGGATAAGTTGCTTGGCCCATATTTTCTGTCAAAGAAAATCGTTCCTGAAACGGAGCCTATTGACCCGACAAAGTTTATCGCCACATTTAAGAGCAAAGTTATCATGTATTTATTTGATGACGCAGCAAAGCAGAAACGCCAGACTCTTTTTGATGGTTGTAATGATAAGACGACATACTCTTCTATTTGCAAAGAGTTTGAGGAAAAGGGTGTATTTATCTTTGCCAAAAATATCAGCAATAAATTCCCTGCTACTGCACCTACAAATAACCTTACAGGGGACGGTGCAGAATGA